A stretch of Paenibacillus sp. URB8-2 DNA encodes these proteins:
- a CDS encoding winged helix-turn-helix domain-containing protein, whose protein sequence is MDEIIIWFFPEGKEDRLLHNGLEEPGKGWDAIGRILRETGLTVVESMDIKSLRNGLSQHDTAMLVAEIPGGEPWEGWEAVAEARENGKSFPVLAISAVQGGDSAESAFKAGANDYMTHPLHAGELKCRIENLLTLTHRRHAGGKLKINGLVLEPSQRRAVRDGRDLKLTPKEFALLYYLSANRSEICSRDDILRHVWGYHFQAGTNVVDVYIRHLRLKVDKGYREKLIHTVRGAGYVVKAPEMAPYA, encoded by the coding sequence GTGGATGAGATTATAATTTGGTTCTTCCCTGAAGGGAAGGAGGACCGGCTTCTACATAACGGTCTTGAAGAGCCGGGGAAAGGGTGGGACGCAATCGGCCGCATACTCCGGGAGACCGGCCTGACGGTTGTGGAAAGCATGGATATAAAGAGCCTGCGGAACGGCCTGTCGCAGCACGACACCGCTATGCTCGTAGCGGAGATTCCGGGCGGCGAACCTTGGGAAGGCTGGGAGGCGGTGGCAGAAGCCCGGGAGAACGGTAAAAGCTTTCCGGTTCTGGCTATTTCCGCCGTACAGGGCGGAGATTCGGCAGAATCCGCCTTCAAGGCGGGAGCCAACGATTATATGACTCATCCGCTTCACGCCGGCGAGCTGAAATGCAGAATCGAGAATCTGCTGACGCTGACGCACCGTCGGCACGCCGGCGGCAAGCTGAAGATCAACGGCCTTGTTCTGGAGCCGTCCCAAAGGCGGGCTGTCCGCGATGGCCGGGATCTGAAACTTACACCCAAAGAATTCGCGCTGCTGTATTATTTGTCCGCGAACCGCAGCGAGATTTGTTCCCGCGATGACATTTTGCGTCATGTATGGGGATACCATTTTCAGGCTGGCACCAATGTGGTGGATGTGTACATCCGCCATCTGAGATTAAAGGTGGACAAAGGCTACCGTGAGAAGCTGATTCACACGGTGCGTGGCGCGGGTTATGTAGTCAAGGCGCCAGAAATGGCGCCATATGCATAA
- a CDS encoding ThiF family adenylyltransferase: MEKDLEIEKTTYAAAGRDGRYSRQVRFGPFGEEGQRRLGQSSVLVVGAGALGTGIAETLVRCGVGRVVIADRDYVEWSNLQRQQLYTEEDAERRIPKAAAAKARLEAINSEVAVESHIMDVRAEELEALVPGIDLIMDGTDNFDTRLILNDIAQKHGIPWIYGACVASYGVTYTFIPGETPCLNCLLGTVPLGGDTCDTAGILPQAVQMVTSNATAEALKLLGGKKEQLRRKLMTFDIWRNEYQEIGVSAARKEHCPSCGKDPVYPYLTAANTERSDVLCGRNTVQIRPAVRSSLSLPETAGRLSRLGLGKVESNPYLVSFNDGDYRVVVFADGRALVHGTNDISAARSVYHRYFG, encoded by the coding sequence ATGGAGAAAGATCTGGAGATAGAGAAGACGACTTACGCAGCCGCCGGAAGAGACGGACGATATTCGCGTCAGGTCAGGTTTGGGCCGTTCGGCGAGGAGGGCCAGCGCAGGCTTGGACAATCGAGCGTGCTTGTCGTGGGAGCGGGAGCTTTGGGAACCGGCATCGCCGAGACGCTGGTCCGCTGCGGTGTCGGACGAGTTGTCATTGCCGACCGCGACTATGTGGAATGGAGCAATCTGCAGCGCCAGCAGCTCTATACGGAGGAGGACGCCGAGCGCCGTATACCGAAAGCAGCTGCTGCAAAAGCGAGGCTGGAGGCAATCAATTCTGAAGTCGCGGTTGAAAGCCACATCATGGACGTACGAGCGGAAGAGCTGGAGGCGCTGGTACCAGGCATCGACCTCATTATGGATGGGACGGATAACTTCGATACCCGGCTCATCCTCAACGATATCGCGCAGAAGCACGGCATTCCGTGGATATACGGCGCCTGCGTGGCAAGCTATGGGGTTACCTATACGTTTATTCCGGGCGAAACACCCTGTCTAAACTGTCTGCTTGGCACCGTCCCTCTGGGCGGCGACACCTGCGACACGGCGGGCATCCTGCCGCAAGCCGTACAGATGGTGACTTCGAACGCTACGGCTGAGGCGCTCAAGCTGCTTGGCGGGAAGAAGGAACAGCTTCGCCGGAAGCTGATGACGTTTGACATCTGGCGCAACGAGTACCAGGAAATCGGCGTAAGCGCCGCCCGCAAGGAGCACTGCCCTTCATGCGGCAAAGATCCGGTGTATCCGTATCTGACCGCGGCGAACACAGAGCGCAGCGATGTGCTATGCGGGCGGAACACAGTGCAGATCCGTCCGGCGGTCCGCAGCTCGTTATCGCTTCCTGAAACTGCGGGCAGGCTGTCCAGACTGGGACTGGGCAAGGTCGAGAGTAATCCTTATCTCGTCTCCTTTAATGATGGAGATTACCGTGTCGTCGTGTTTGCGGACGGCAGGGCCCTTGTGCACGGGACGAACGACATATCGGCGGCGAGGAGCGTCTATCATCGTTATTTTGGATAA
- a CDS encoding C40 family peptidase, whose product MRKTTFIHKALVVGVCTAIGFGGIMASGEATPTAQAASVSTTGSKIVSLGKHFLGRPYKFGASTSTTRNFDCSSFTKYIFKKYGVNLPRTSVAQSKVGRAVSKANLRVGDLVFFSSGARANGRNVTHVAVYAGGGKILHTYGSPGVTISNLNSGNWKRTYLKARRVL is encoded by the coding sequence ATGAGAAAAACCACTTTCATTCATAAAGCACTGGTTGTCGGAGTATGTACTGCTATCGGCTTTGGCGGAATCATGGCAAGCGGCGAAGCGACACCGACCGCACAAGCGGCCTCGGTATCGACAACGGGCTCGAAAATTGTAAGCTTGGGCAAACATTTTTTGGGAAGACCTTATAAATTCGGTGCTTCCACATCGACAACTCGCAACTTCGACTGTTCTTCCTTTACCAAATATATTTTCAAAAAATACGGCGTAAATCTGCCACGCACTTCGGTTGCGCAATCCAAAGTGGGCAGAGCGGTATCTAAAGCCAACCTGCGTGTGGGCGATCTCGTATTCTTCTCCAGCGGCGCCCGCGCCAACGGCCGAAACGTAACCCATGTGGCAGTCTATGCCGGAGGCGGAAAAATCCTGCATACGTACGGCTCTCCGGGTGTTACGATTTCGAACCTGAACTCTGGTAACTGGAAAAGAACGTATCTGAAAGCACGCCGCGTTCTGTAA